Proteins encoded in a region of the Phoenix dactylifera cultivar Barhee BC4 chromosome 3, palm_55x_up_171113_PBpolish2nd_filt_p, whole genome shotgun sequence genome:
- the LOC103717897 gene encoding uncharacterized protein LOC103717897, with amino-acid sequence MKESGDSTTNRRGRRRRLICCGGCLLLLIVLGVVVVVLYFTLFRPREPTIQIVSTRVAGVSPRVTLPAVRIEINMTLDIDVLVHNPNRASFDHGQGHTILRYRGTQVGDADVAPGRVAQRGDSHVHLKLRVLGDRLTAQLGSFLADVAAGELPFDSSTRVPGRITFLGFIKFHAVAKSECNVVIGVPDLGVKSQDCTQKTKL; translated from the coding sequence ATGAAGGAATCAGGCGACTCCACCACCAAccgccgcggccgccgccgccgcctcatcTGCTGCGGCGGCTGCCTCCTTCTCCTCATCGTCCTcggcgtcgtcgtcgtcgtcctcTACTTCACCCTCTTCAGGCCTCGCGAGCCCACCATCCAGATCGTGTCCACCCGCGTCGCCGGCGTCTCCCCGCGCGTCACCCTCCCCGCCGTCCGCATCGAGATCAACATGACCCTGGACATCGACGTCCTCGTCCACAACCCCAACCGCGCCTCCTTCGACCACGGCCAGGGCCACACCATCCTCCGATACCGCGGGACCCAGGTCGGCGACGCCGACGTGGCCCCCGGCCGAGTGGCGCAGCGGGGGGACAGTCACGTGCATCTCAAGCTCCGGGTGTTGGGCGACCGGCTCACGGCGCAGCTCGGGAGCTTTTTGGCGGACGTGGCCGCCGGCGAGTTACCGTTCGACTCATCGACGAGGGTCCCCGGACGGATCACCTTCCTGGGGTTCATCAAGTTCCACGCGGTGGCGAAGTCCGAGTGCAACGTGGTCATTGGGGTCCCGGACCTCGGGGTGAAGAGCCAAGATTGCACCCAGAAGACCAAGCTCTGA